CGGAAGGCATCTAGTAAGTTGCCTACTCAGAGCGATGAGCTCCAAGAAGTGAAGCATCAGTTAGTTTACAGGCGGCTTTTGACAGGGAGACCGCTTTTGTTTTGATACCGCTGTGCTCAACTCATGTCTTCACTATGTCTTCTGGGTGTATTGTCAGGCCGGCTTGAACTAGTGTTTGCTGCATTGCCATGCCGGCTTGAACTAACGACTCCGTGCCAATGGCATCGGCTCATCACTGAGTCCAGTCAAACCCTACATTTACAACTTCTAATGAATTAGTTCCTGGCCGTTCCATCCACATATTGCCATTCCATCTACATAGTCTTTACTATCTGCTCCGACTAAGTGCCTTACCTCATCGGGGATATAGTGGAGGCTAAGTTTTTCATCTGCGTGTTTTAGGTCTTCATGTTGCAATTTCGTTTTGATTGGTGCAGAAAGAACTTTACCCCTAGCGCTTGTCGTGATCAATCTAGAGATACACTTCTCTTTGGATCATGATCAAGTTTGTATGATCCTCAATCTGAAACCTGTTTGGAAGCTATTAATTGTTTCCTAGCCAGCTAGCTAACCAAGTAACTGCCATCTGTTTGGTATATGGCATATTCATGACCTTATCTAGAAAGGAGAATAACTACTTCCTCCATCTAAAATTAGGtgtctcaactttatctagatacagaTGTATCTCTCTAGATAAAAGTGAGACACATATTTTTAGACGAAGTAGAATAAATGAGACACGGAAAAAATTAAACTGATAAAGACATCACACAACAGTAGAGCAGGCGCCCATGCTCTCTGTTCACCACAGCAAAATGTCAACTGATGACAACGCCTGCTGATACACTCCGGTAGGCAAAGGCCGTGCATCAACGAGGGATATGCAGCGGGGAGAAGCGCGTCTATCCTTCTAGTTCTCAACAGGTGTGTAGCACAAGAAGTCACCATGAGGCCTGAGCCGGGCGATCACCCGTGAGAACCATATCAACGGCCTTCGTCGCCCAGGAACGGCAAGTGCGCTGTGCCAGACCTCGGAGTCAAGCTCGACTGCCCGCTGACCTCTGAGCTCATGAAGCTCGTGTCGCCGCCCTTGATCTGCCACTCCGTGATGTAGCTGGGCTTGGCCACATTGTCTGGCGCCTCGACGTCACCAGTCAGCATGGCCACCACCCTCGACATGGATGGCCGCTGATGGGGCGAGCCCTGGGTGCACACAAGCGCCACCTTGATGGCCCGGAGCACCTCCTCGCTGTTGAATTCTTCGAGCCTCGGGTCTAACATGTCCAGAGGGTTGTTGTGCTCGTACAGTTCCCAGACCTAAAAGCATCGAGATGTTAAGCTAAAATGCAGCACATTGTGTTCAAGTACCGTAGAAAAATCGAGCAGACTGAATCTTGAACTAGCATATTAAGATTTAAGATGTACTAGCAGTTCCACTGCAGTTCTTCTACATGATGCATGCACTCATATATGCCAAAACTGTGTTTGGAGGGTTTGATTTAAAATTCAATGAAAGCATGTGAGCTCTACATTTCCAATATTTAGTAGGAATTTTATTATAGGTTTTACCGACAAGACAGAGAATACTAGGGCCTGCAGTTCCTCATTTGGCTTACCCATTCAAAAATATAAATCTTGTTTTGGTCCCCAGTAGTGTAATAGTTTGGTCTTCCAGCTAAAGTCTCCAGTACAACGACGCCAAATGCAAACACATCAACCTTCTCCGTCACATGGCCTCTCATGGCATACTCAggtgcaagataaccacttgacAAAGGAGAGCATAAACGTCATTAGCATACATATGAAAATATAGTACGTAAACATAAAGGTTAACAAAATGGAATGCACTTACAATGTACCAGCAACTTTCGTGCTGACATGTGTCTCCTGTTCATCATAAAGTTTGGCGAGCCCGAAATCTGAGATCTTGGGGTTGAGATTGGCATCAAGAAGGACATTGCTGGCCTTTATGTCCCTGTGCACAACACGGATGCTAGACTCTTCATGAAGATAAGCTAGACCTCTTGCAATGCCTAAGCATATGTCAAAACGTGTTGGCCAGTCTAGATTTGACCTCCCTTTTCCTGCATATGTAGGTTTATGCTTTTAGTTACTTATACTAAGCCTAAATTTTCAGATTTATAGCTGCGTCAATCAACAGAATGTGTACCAAATAGAGCATGGTCTAGGCTTCCCTTCTCTAGGTACTCATAGACCAGCAATGGCTTATTGCCCTCAAGGCAGCAACCATACAACTTCACGAGATTACGGTGCTGGACCCGAGATATGGTTTCTATTTCCGTCGCAAATTCCTTTTTCCCCTGATGAGATGTTTCAGACAGCTGCTTCACTGCCACAAACCTCCCATCAGTTAACTTTCCCTGCAAAAAGGCAACATTTTCAACAATGGAAATTTCAGGTACTGCACTGTCAAACATCATTTGCTCCACATACAGTGAAATAAATCCCCTCTCTTCATTTCAGGAATTTTATAAACATCTCAATCAGAAACTAAAATAACTTCTATAGACATGTCTGTCATCTAGTATTTCCTTGTACACCTAGCTTATTGGAAGTTACTTCCAGAACAAAAACACTTCAAGGAAATTCAAGAGTGTACGACTCTACAGGATGAACCAACCTTATAGACCGATCCATAACCTCCTTGACCAAGAAGATTATTAGAACTGAAATTTTCAGTAGCTGACCTCAGTTCTCCATAGCTGAGGACATTAGGTCTTCCCACAATACTGTACAGCTCTGCAAGACATCACAAAAGACATAACGAGCTTACTTCGACTACTACTTTGCTCAGTTATAACACAATGTGGTCCTAGTGTATCCCATACCTTCTTGCTCCAACGTTAGTTTTCTCTTTTTCTGCCTCCAAACAAAGATTCCAGCAAATGCTAACAGTCCTAAAACTGCCACACCAACTATTACTCCCGCAATCACACCTGTTTTACTGCCTTTCTTCTTTGCCGCAAAATTACGCACTGTAGGGGTGAAATCTGACACAAAGTTCACTTGTTAGAAATGTGATGTCAACAAAGTCAGTATAAAATGAGGTTGAATGAAAGGTTCGATTATGTGTAAAGTGGTGGGTGTATTTCATCTTAAATGTCAAGCTACACATGTATTAAATATTTCACTTCTCTAAAGTTTGCTTACaaatatctaacccctaacctagTATTCCCGAGTAGTTTGTTTATTACTATATTTCATTTACTAGTACTGTTGTGAATGTTTATAACCAATGTGGTAGTTAAGATTTTTAACCAACTTTTCATTTATTTTGTTGAAGAATATCTGAACTCTTTAGTTTGAGCAAAGCTTAACTGGATGCGATTTCACTTTCCATAGTACTGTAAATAGAACGATGAAAACTTCTATAACATCTACGAGTACAGAACGGACTAAATGAAACATATGTATCAACCCTCATTTTCATATTGATGCTCTAGCGTATCCGGTTCTTTTTATTTCAACACGCATAAGATTGCATTCATCATAACTTTAATGTGTGCTTCTACCAAAAACCTAGAGAATATATTATAACTGGTAAAAAACCATTATTTCTCTAGAAGCCACATCGGGTACTCCTCGTGCAGGCCAAGCACCGCCTTTATGAAGGAAATGGCTCTCAGGTACCACTGCTGCCTAGTTCGGCTAGCTGGACCTAGGATCAACCCCGGTGCTCTACGAGATGGTCTAGTCAGGGTCATGACCTCCATGGAGGTAACATCAAAGTTTCATGTTCTAGTTAGATATTAAATGTTAGATGTGTTGATGCGTATAAGTGGATTCTCTAGCCCTTTACATCAGTTCGGATTTTTGGTTGTGttggatgaagcttgacatggtataagagccaaggtaTCAAGTTAGATTTCGAGTCCGGTGTGGCGCAAtggcgcaatttatcctaaaatttccGGGGCCCCTCCATCCATGTAGAAGGTCTCTTGTGCCTACCTGAGTTCCAGGTGTTGGCTTTATGTTCTTCCATCACATGCGATGAAAGGTGTGTTGATGTGTATACATGGATTTTCTAGCCCttttcatcagttcggacttttggttgtattTGCTAGTACATGAAGTTTGACAAAATGCAATAATGGTAGAAGTAAAAAACTTTAAAAGTGTGCATACTCGGCATGTTTTTGTGACCAGGGGTGGTATACTAGTAGTATGTGTTAGTTGATTTTACTTCAACCCGACATTGTGGACAGTATTATAACTTCAGTGTGAAAAAAAGAAGTTCTAGGTAAGGTTCATACTTGGAGTTGCGCTTAAAGCCGCTATTGCAGACCCATAGTAACCTTGGGTAGGAATGCAGCAAGTACCCTTGCCAGCCCAGAAAAGATGAATTTCAAGAAAGTTTTTTACCACAGGAACAACATACTGCTTCTTCACAGCAACATAGGATTTCCCTCCTGCAGCCTTTTTTATGTCGAAGTTCTGCTCCTTGCGCTCTCCCTATACAAATATCAATCAAAAGAATTTATTGGTCACCGTAGACGAGCTAACATTACTAGTTATCAGAagttaaagcttctaagcaacctGGAGATAGATATCAAAAACTCTCCTCCCTCTGCTTTTCCAAGCCTGTGGATCAGGGGAGTCAAATTCTGCAAATTCAAGTGTCACTGTGTAGTTTCCATTCTCGAGTCCAATGCCATAGTATCTCAAAGATGATGGTGACATTCTTGCGGTTTGGAACAACCCAGAATCTAGTGTGTTCAGAAATTGGCGTGAACTGTAGATTATGTAACTTCCGTTGGGTGGGTCCATGAATCTTCCAGTGCTGCTAATACCCCATATAGGTTCACCCCCAACAAAATAAGATGCGGCACCAAGATTTGCATTATCAGCCTGATACATCGAATTGTCTGAGCCTGATATGGTTCTACTACCTCCACAATCTACCGCTAAGGAGGAAGCTGCATGTAAGTTAAAAATCAGTAGTCTTTACTTGGGAATCTGCAATTATGGGTCTGATATTACTGTTGTAGATGAAAAAAGTGCAAAGAGTAGAAGGATTACACTGTGGAGATCCGAGAAAACAAGGGGTATCTCGCTGAAGACAATTCAGCCCTGGCAAAACACTACAAATGGATAGACCGAATATTTCAGCTCCACTTACAagctcacatgatccatatttttTCAGAGAACACACTAACAAGAATAATTGTGCCTATATGAATTTTCGTAGGAATATATGATGTTGACATATATAGACCACCCTTTtccatcagttcagacttttggttcTACTGGTTGGTGCATCAAACTTaatattggtatcagagcaaaggtcttAGGTTCAAAATCCTGGCTTTGGCAATTTAGAAGAAAAAAATTGCTTACCCTCTTTCCGTAACGTTAAGGTCTTATCAAGTCACATGTGAGAAAGGGTGTTCAAGTATATGTGGATTATCCAACATTGACCGTGACTTCTAGTTCATAGATTGGTGCATTGAACTTAATATGGTATCAGAACAGAAGTCTTGTGTCCAAGTCTGGGCCTTTGCCATTTAATAAAAAATGCTTTCCCTATTTCTACCACATTTAGACCTTATCAAGAAGTTGGTGCATGAAACTTAATAGTTGAAATTCAGAAATTACCTGTCATTGGAGCTATCCATCACAAAGTTGTTTGCCACCAAATTCCTAAGCACATCACAGAAAGGATGGGGTGGGAAATTAGATTTTTTTTGTTGCTTAGTTCAATCACAGTGGCTATGAATGTTCAATCAGTAAAAATCACGAAGCATACAATTGCAGGTTTTTCTGGGTAACCCACGAAGGAAAGCTTCCTGAGAGATGGTTGTATGAAAAATCTCTGCAAGTTAACACAATAAAGTTTGAGAAATACTGTTTCACAGAGCAAATGTGGAGTGGAACTCAAGGAGCATGTATTCATACAAATTGGTAAGTAGTTGATTTTTCGTAGCTGGTAGACTTCCTGAAAGGCTATTGTTCCCAAGAAATCTGATTGAAACATTTTTTGGAAGAAGGATATTTCCAAACATCAGAGAAACAGTGATTCTAAGAAGACATTATGAGAAAACATTATCGAGTAATTCTTACATAAAAATAAGCGAAGGAAGATTAAAGATTGATAGAGGTATTTGGCCCGTGATATTATTAAAACTCAAATCCCTGCACCAATGGAATAAGGATTATTAGACAACATAGTACCACACTTTTATATGAAATATCCGTAGTAGAAAGGTAACCATTTGAATGCATTATTTTAGTAAGGAAAATGCTTACAATAAATTTAGATTTACAAATTGGGAGAATTCTACCGATGAAAGTGTGTCATATATCTTGCTGTTCCTCAATACCCTGCAAGTCAAATTGTTGAATTATAAGGATCTTAAACGAACATGGAAAGTAAAGTGAAGAACACGTGCCATACAGATCACTCAAAGATGTCATGTTTCTCACAAACGCCATTGAAGAGCTTCCATTTACTATGTCGCCTATTCTCCTGTTACATTCAGACAATCAATGTGTGCATCAATGCCACAACCTTATCTTTGCAACGAGAATGCAACAACTGTAACTGAAACTACTAGAAACTTACAGGCTAGTCAACTTCATAAGA
This region of Lolium perenne isolate Kyuss_39 chromosome 2, Kyuss_2.0, whole genome shotgun sequence genomic DNA includes:
- the LOC127336163 gene encoding probable LRR receptor-like serine/threonine-protein kinase At1g56140 gives rise to the protein MGPCPRWSSCLRHGSLLSLLLLLSVLCSSRRAAAQAQPQPQTDPTEAAAVNAILAKFGLKAQPSWNISGNLCSGAATDDSVVLDDNPNFNPAIKCDCSEQNGTICHVTKLKINELDAAGPIPEELRNLTRLTKLDLKKNSLTGPLPAFLGELTTMQYITVGTNALSGPVPKELGNLTELLLLALGSNHFNGSLPDELGKLTKLQQMYIDSNDFSGPLPATLSQLTNLSTLWASDNNFTGKIPDYLGSFTNLNQLRIQGNSFQGPIPISLSNLMKLTSLRIGDIVNGSSSMAFVRNMTSLSDLVLRNSKIYDTLSSVEFSQFVNLNLLDLSFNNITGQIPLSIFNLPSLIFIFLGNNSLSGSLPATKNQLLTNLDFSYNHLSGSFPSWVTQKNLQLNLVANNFVMDSSNDSVLPGLNCLQRDTPCFLGSPQSSSLAVDCGGSRTISGSDNSMYQADNANLGAASYFVGGEPIWGISSTGRFMDPPNGSYIIYSSRQFLNTLDSGLFQTARMSPSSLRYYGIGLENGNYTVTLEFAEFDSPDPQAWKSRGRRVFDIYLQGERKEQNFDIKKAAGGKSYVAVKKQYVVPVVKNFLEIHLFWAGKGTCCIPTQGYYGSAIAALSATPNFTPTVRNFAAKKKGSKTGVIAGVIVGVAVLGLLAFAGIFVWRQKKRKLTLEQEELYSIVGRPNVLSYGELRSATENFSSNNLLGQGGYGSVYKGKLTDGRFVAVKQLSETSHQGKKEFATEIETISRVQHRNLVKLYGCCLEGNKPLLVYEYLEKGSLDHALFGKGRSNLDWPTRFDICLGIARGLAYLHEESSIRVVHRDIKASNVLLDANLNPKISDFGLAKLYDEQETHVSTKVAGTFGYLAPEYAMRGHVTEKVDVFAFGVVVLETLAGRPNYYTTGDQNKIYIFEWVWELYEHNNPLDMLDPRLEEFNSEEVLRAIKVALVCTQGSPHQRPSMSRVVAMLTGDVEAPDNVAKPSYITEWQIKGGDTSFMSSEVSGQSSLTPRSGTAHLPFLGDEGR